The Megalops cyprinoides isolate fMegCyp1 chromosome 15, fMegCyp1.pri, whole genome shotgun sequence region GTGACACGGGTGAGCTACCAGCCCTGTTCAGGCAGTCAGGAAACGCAGCACAAATTCTAGACATTAATTCTAGGCAGCACTGAAGAATGTAATTGAGGCTGAATAAATTCATGACCTGGAAAAGTGTGCTTGTGACTTGCATAGCATATTTGTCATTAGAGTGACTTTCCGGTCGTACAGTAGAGGCTTTTTAatattcctgttttattttgtgtttgtgcaagtCCTCCAGTGGTTTTCAAGTGCTGTGGAAAGGTATAAAGCCCAGATTCAGCTCTCCATGGTCCTTATGTGGCTGTTAATATTTCAGCTCCATCACCTTTTGTGAATATGCAAGTCCCCTCATCTCCCACCCCTGTGCACTTGAAGTGACCTTTACTGTGGTACCATGCGCCTACGATGGGTGTATAGTTATAAACTCTGTAAGGGTTTTTCCATATCAAAAAACACGGTGGAAAACGTGTGTTTCAGATTGGAATCTTCAGTCTTTAGCAGCAGGGCATCCAGTAGCAGGTGATGTGGGGTACGTGGGATGATTTTCCTGTGCACCGAATAGGGAAGCTAAAAAAACGAAGAGGAAACGTCGCACGCGTCCTTAAATACTGCATAAGCATGAAAAATCACGGCTGCTTTTTATAGACCAGTGCCCTTGGAGACACGATAGCTGAGAATGCGGGGAGATGTCGGAATATGGAGATATAATACCCGATCCATCACGCAACTGTCAGGTCTCTGCAGAATCACATCCTGTTCCAAAAGGATCTGTTGCAAACGCATTTCTTTCGCTTAGATGGATGGATATTTAAGAAGACTTATAAAGATTTAGCTAACTGCTTGGTGATTTACTGCTGTTTCTATGTGGTATCACCTGAGCCAGTACAACGGACATCACTGATGTGTACAAAACAATGTTCGTCCTTTACTTTGTAACTGATCTGTCTTGGCTTCCTCTGCTTTTGTGGACTGCAGTAGTGTATTAAACCTGTTTCATTGACATGCCACCTCTCTCACTTGCAGGGGAGGGGACCACAGAGTTCAGCTTTATAAGGTAAGCCCTGCCATGTTCTGCTGTTGTACAGTTATGAGCACTCATTGGCTTCACATATGCCCTTAGTGAATatttataaacaaatacatattttgttttatgccTAAATGACTTGTCATTTTGTCCTTATCTTCTTCTATGTTATTGTCTTCTTTTCTTAGGTTCTTAGTTCATTAGGCTACCATGTAGTCACATTTGATTATAGAGGTAAGTGGGCTTTGTATTGCACATGCAGATACATATCTATATACACATATAGTATATACATTCGCAATCAATGCATACCCAACATATACCGTATAATGTATCCACATCAGGGTCATGGCTGTGGTCTTGCTGATATAGATAGTTTCAGATTTTTGTGTAAccaatggtgtgtgtgttgcacaaacatagaaaaacaggaagtgaaggtgTACCTcttttgttgacttttttttttaggttgggGCGACTCAGAAGGAAGCCCCTCAGAGAGGGGCATGACCTCAGACGCCATCTTCCTCTACCAGTGGGTGAAGCAGAGGATTGGGAATAAGCCCTTATATATCTGGGGCCACTCACTGGGCACAGGGTGAGTCTGCCTGGGGCTCCAGAGAGCTACTTCCTGCCCAGACAGGAAGATCATTTCTTTGTTTGGGTAGGCTCCATTCCAACATAATTTCAATAACCTGAGTGAATGTCCTGCCCCAGGTTTGCAGATCACAGGTTATTAATTATGAAAACCCTTTGAGGAGTACAGCTATCACAGCGTGTAAATTAcctgaaaaacaggtgaatTATCATTTATGTCAAAATACTCTACTCTGTAGTAACTCCCACACACTTTGAAGGAGAGTGTGCACACATCCATAGATTTCCACAGGTACTGGGTAGTTAAAAATGATACAACTGTACATTCCCACTGATGTGACAAAGACCTCCATGCttgaaatgtttgatttcaCCAACAGTGTGTGAAAAATTCCGACACCCTTCACATATTCCCACTCTAACCCCTGGCTGGAGCCTGGGGGAGGTTTAAACAGAGATAGAGGCAAGAGTCCCACAACTGTACCAGATTACCTCATTACCATACGCAGAGATCAGGTAAACAGGCACAAATCCAGAAACGGCACAGCGCATTGcatgttctttctctcttcatAGCTTGTTGGTGGAGGCAAAGGCAGACACTGACCTTAAGGTTTACCTCTGAGAAGGGGCGCGAGGATATAACTCCAGTGAGACATGACTAATGAGATTTATCCTTTCCTCTTTTCCAGAGTGGCAACAAACCTGGTCAGACATCTGTGTGATAGAGGTAAGCATATGCTCATTATATAAGGGCCTTCATGCAAAGCTAAATATATCCTTGACTCTCTGACCTcagtggtgagagagagagagagagagagagagagagagagagagagagaaacctaCCCTCACAGAGATGAGATGTAGGCTACGGAATAGGCCAGCATGTCATGGCATGTATACATTTGGCTCATGTTATTCGTTCACTGTACTGCCACCCTAGAGTTTGACTTCAGCACTACATTTCTGGTAGCCTTGATTGATGTGTAAGTCCTCACCAGAATTAATTAATGCAGGTGATTTCCTAACTGGGCTGTGGGTTGGTCCTTGAGCACTGATGGAGTTCCGTTGCCTGGTGACAGCAGAGGTTATGTGAAAACCACCGTTGACTATAATGGAATGtgactttctgttttttatcaAACCCAAAGAAAATTGCCCGTTGATGTTGAAGCCCCgtttgccaccccccccccccccccgtgcagGCTGGTTTTGCAGGATGTGTTTCGGGTGACAAGTTCCTTCGCCTCGGAGCGAAAGGGCACCATCAGTCCAGCCAAAATTTGAGCCCATGCTAAGATGGGCATTCCGCAGACAAACCCTGGCCATGTTACCAGAGACTGTGTTGCCATTACTGCACCCAGCCCTTCTGAGCAGAGTGGGGCTCCAGTTTAAGCCCTGCCCACACAGTCCTACCACTGCTTCCAGGCCTGTAGAGATAACTGACAGGTCAATTACAGGGCAAAtccttttgggggggggggtggacggggaggaggggggagtaAACGGACACCGCAACAGAGGCTCAGGTGTTGTGTGCCGCTGCAACACAACCGGCGGGCCGACACGtgtcccccacctcctcctttgTCGTCTTGCGTTTCCAGGAACTGAATTTTTCAGGCAGCCCGAACTCGGGTTCCTCACGTACTGACGGCAGCCGTCACTCGCCACGCTTCAGACAGGAGCGGCAGGTTTTTCCAGTAGAGCTGCGACTGTCCTCAGAACACCGAGCgtggaaaacatgcaggatCGACGTCCTCTGTTTGGGGAGCGTAGAGCTAACAACACACTTGAACACTGACTCAGCATCAAAATATCTCCCTCCAGAGTGGTAGTTTGTTTTGTGTCGTCGGTACAGAACGCTACAATGAGGTCCACTTTGTGGCAAATCGACGTAAAATGTAAAACGATGACAAAAGTGAGCGTTTTCGACTGTTGAAATTGTAGAGCTCTTTTCCTGGCTCCTTGCTGACTGAGCAAAGATTATTTCCTGAGATAAAATGAAAGAAGCTCAGTCTGCTGCCTTGCTCATCAGAAATAATCTGGATCGATTGTGCTCGACGTGGGGGGTAAATGATTCTCTGATATGTTACAGGGCTATAAAACTTGCAAAACCTGCAGCCCCAAAGTGCAGCAATGGCGCTTAATCAGCCTATTCACTGTTCGTTGACAGACAGTTGAACAATGACTATGTGGAAAGGGAGGAGTACCTGACCACACCAGCACTGGCTTATCTGGTGTGTAGGACTTTCAAAtgagctgctgttcctctctgttCCAGGGACACCACCGGATGCCTTGATCCTGGAGTCTCCATTCACCAATATTCGAGAGGAAGCCAAAAGTCACCCTTTCTCAATGGCAAGCGATTAGCCTCAATCACCACATGTAGAATATTTGACATACCGGCACAATCCAGTTTAACTGTGTGTTATGCTGCTGTTGCACATATCTTTCCCCCAGATACATAATTAATGCAGAAAAAGGAAGATTGCATTGGCCAGGATTTATTCCTGATACAAATGTTCTGACTTCATTCCAGGTCTACAGGTATCTGCCTGGCTTTGATTGGTTCTTCCTGGATGCCATAACCGCGAACGACATTCGGTTCGCGAGCGACGAAAAGTAGGTTGagcttttgctttgtttgtacTGCAATCAACAAGCCAGAGGGATTGGGGAGGTCACACGGGTTGAATTAGAGGTCTCCACTCAAAAAGGATCTCGTCGGCAGTGCCAGGCTGTTTTCCACTGTCTGCTTTGTTTGCACGTCTGATCCACATAATCTTGAGCATAACTACTTGTTTACTTGttaataaatggataacagcCTCTCCCTCAATGCCTGAATAAGGCCTTCATCAAGACCTGGGAATCAACAGCTTTGTAGGCCTACAGAATGCAAATAAAAGACCCAGACAATCAATCTGGAGACAGAATACACCTCAGCCTTTGAGCTCTCTGTTTGTGATGGAAGCTAATTGGGTATCAGATCGGCTAAGCTTTTatgccacacacagcagccctgtGCATTGTGTGAGAAACACAGTGCTCGGCACAGCACTTGTTTCCTGTATCTAACACATTGTAAACACCCCCAgattaataaatatgtatgaatgtgaagTATGTAAGTGAAAGAACATgagtaaaaatgtataatagAGCTGATCATCTCTgtatgttaataaataaatattataacaGAGTTGATGGTCCCTCTGTATTACTGAATGAACAcatgattaaaaatatttaacagagCTGATAATTTTTGTAGgttaataaatgaatacatgattAGAATTTGTAACAGAGCTGATGGTTTCTGTATGTGAAGAAACGAGTATGTGGTTAGCAATGTGTGATGGAGCTGACAGCCTCTGCTCTTCGCCTCCCACAGCGTGGACCACATCTCCTGCCCTGTGCTCATCCTTCACGCTGAAGACGACACTGTCGTGCCCTTCCACCTGGGGAAGAAGgtatcatgtgtttttttaacatggcaATTACAATTTCTATCCAATTAGTGACGGTGTTAAAGGCATTAATGTTTAACCACACATCCAGACCCAGAAACCTTTGTGGCCCTCAAGAAGCAGTGTCGGTCCCCTCTAGGCTATGATTCTAGAATGCTAAATGACTTAAAACGATCATACCTTCCCATCACATTATTTCTGCTTTGTCACGTCATCAAGTAGAAATGAATAGAAAATGAGATGAGATACCCAAGATGAGATGATCAGCTACCTCACTGACGCCCCCCGAGTCTGGTACAGTGGTCAGATTGCTCAGGGTATCTCACTGTGCTTCGCATTGTGTGTTATCTTATTCCCTCTTTAGCTTTACAACATTGCTGCCCAGTCCAAAAGTCTGAGTGGACACAAGGTCCAGTTCATCCCTTTCCCCATGGCCCTGGGCTACAAGCACAAGTTCATCTATAGGAGTCCCGAACTTCCACATATACTGAGGTACAGAGGCCTGGCTGCTACAACAACTGCTGAAATGTGTGCCATTGACCTGATTGACAGCCTTTGAGGAAGTAGTCTTAGGGTGttaggaaaatgaaaaatggcaaatgaatACCAAACAGTGGTTAAATTCAATATAAATATTGACTTCcttgtcagtaaaaaaaaatgaatacatttatgattAATAATTAGTGGTTTGGAAGTATCCCAGCAGCAATCTTAAGTGTTAAGTGATGCTATTAAGAAGGTAATGAAGGTTAATGAGACAGGCGGTGGCgctaaaataatttaatttttttttctcctttcagtaACTTCCTTGGCACAGCCCACCCACACGAATAGCTCAACAGAGCGGATCTACCTGACCTGGTCtccactccaaacacacacacagacacacacacacatacacacaaacatacatcaaCATGCTGAACTCAGACACAAGACAAtgacatattcacatatatatatgtagagacacacagacacacgcatgcacacacacaaggactGAAAATGTTCCATTCCTTTTTTTAGCATTCCTTTGGAAACTCAAATACAGctaggtttaaaaaaaaaaaaaaaaaaaaaaaacgacagagAACACAAGAGCCGAACGCAGCCGGTCGGCACGGTTATGGCaccgaggggaggggggagcttGAGCACAAAGTATATTAAATATGCACTAAACTAACGAGCCTTGCTGTCAGAGACCTCACGGAGCGAGAAGAACAATGGATCCAGGTGAGCCTGAAGTTTTAATTGCACATCGCTTCGGTGAAGGAGAAGCTGGGGGAGGTGGGCGCGGAGCCGAAGACTGCGCCTACTGTCAACATCCCACGAGGCCGAGTTCTAGAACTGGAGATTCTTAACTTTATCTGCCTCAGAGAATAGGAGAACTTCCGAAGCAAGTCAACTAAATCTGAActtagggggtggggggtgggatgggtctttttttaattttctttcatccTCTTACATTTTGGTCTCAGTCCAACAGACCTTTGACCGACGCAGAGATTCGGATCAGGGTGACAATTGGACTCGTTCCAGGCCCACTTTGTGTTCCTGATCCACAGAACCTGAATGGTAGCCCTACAGTGGAAATGTTGTTTGTCTCTATTGTTGGGGGGTTTAGTCTTGATTCTGGAGCATGGCATTCTTTTCCCCTGTTTCATCGAGGTATGGTATGTTATACATCCACTTTTGAGACTGGAAATTCCGGAAAACCACACAGATGTACCATTCAGTTAGTCACTCCCTCTATTAAGTGGCCCCAAAAaattatacacatataaacatatacaccATATTAGTATTTaataatactataataataatcattttctTATATTGTAAgagaaaatttgttttaatgatttaaaaattgtGTCTGCGTAGTGATCTGTAGATGACT contains the following coding sequences:
- the abhd12 gene encoding lysophosphatidylserine lipase ABHD12, with translation MRKRNNSLTVDHDSSATNTLLDTSPNLKYCHKKGDDSEPELLLGSTGLEKTMGRTFRRYGLMSRLKRIFLWVLGVYIAIPFIIKLCPSIQAKLVFLNFVRMPYFIDLKKPQDQGLNHTCNFYLQPEEGVNIGVWHTVPAQLWKDAQGKDRAWYDSTFQLSHPVMLYLHGNAGTRGGDHRVQLYKVLSSLGYHVVTFDYRGWGDSEGSPSERGMTSDAIFLYQWVKQRIGNKPLYIWGHSLGTGVATNLVRHLCDRGTPPDALILESPFTNIREEAKSHPFSMVYRYLPGFDWFFLDAITANDIRFASDENVDHISCPVLILHAEDDTVVPFHLGKKLYNIAAQSKSLSGHKVQFIPFPMALGYKHKFIYRSPELPHILSNFLGTAHPHE